The Arachis duranensis cultivar V14167 chromosome 9, aradu.V14167.gnm2.J7QH, whole genome shotgun sequence genomic sequence CTCCAATTCTAGTGAAGATAGCATGTTTAGTGAGGATGAAGTTGGTGGAATAGGTCCAACAGGAAGTACTTCAGATGAGGCAGAAAGTGCCTAATATCAAGTGGCCAAATATCTCCAATGAGTTGATCCAGTTGTAATATCACCTTGTATCAGAAGTGTAAATATTTCCTGTAGAATTGTGTTGCATGCATGAGGTAGAACTGAGTAGGTTATGCAGAATTTGTAAGTCAGATAGGAAGCAAGAAAGAATGTAGAATTGGATTTCGTTAGGAATAGTTGTTTAGAAGCAACCCTTAGTGCAATAATCTAGTGTTCGTAATCTCAGTTCTACCAAGGGACAAGTACTTTTTAGCAAACTGTAGGAGCTTGGCGAAGGAAAATGTATAGAGTAACAACTGACCGCAGCTGTTAATCATTTGTTTGTGTAATATGGCTTTTAGCTTGTTGCTAATTAGAAAATTAATGACCTAGAATCTTGACAAATTCATACAGTTTTTGTGGCAGCATGTCATCTACCCATAGTCCCATACTATTGATAATCATGGTTTTGGTGTCTATAGTAGCGTTTCCCTGAAAACAATGCAAGTATCAAATCTCTTGAGGATATGAACAAGATAACTAGCACAAGTGTAGTGCAATTGCCATCTTGTAAAATGTTGCGATCACAAGTAATTGCCTGAACAATGTTAGTTGTGCATTACTTATGCTTCACATGTAGCGGTGCATGGTGGTAGCAGGTAGCCACTAGCTAGGTACCGTCTAACACAATTAAATGCTATAGATGTGAATTAATTGATCCAAATTAATATCACTTTAGTTACCACACTATGATTAGGTTATGTATTTGGATATGCCTAGTACTGGACGTTAGTTAGAGCGACCAAATCACATTAAAAACTGTATCCTGCTTTTAATCATATTCCAGGCAAAACAGTAATCGGTCCAGGCCTGTATGTCAATTTAACAACATAATATTGTCTTGAACAGTTATTTTCTTAATACGCCTCTTTTTGAATAGTTTATTGGTTGCGCTTACTATAGTACCAATATATAATTGAAATGATATGATTATATAATTTACGAGACCAGATACAATACTTTACTTGacaaggaaaaaataaaaattacaaccGAAATTCAATCAAAGGTACGCTGCTGGTGATTAGTGCATTAGCACACTCCATGCAGCTTAATTTGagaatttttctagtttttttttggttaattttttgttgtgcCCCAAATGTCCTCAAGCTCCCTAGCAAAAGCTTTCTGTCTTCCAACAACTATGGTAATGTGATCTTTGTTGTCAATGATTCTGACCTTGGCACGAGGGATCCTTTTTTGGACTTCATAGCTACATTCAATTGGTATAACCTCGTCATCTCTTCCATGAAATATGGTAACTTTACAATTCACATTTTCTCTTATGATATCCAAATATGATCCAATCTTCCCCGCGGTCCCACATATGATGTTGTGTAGTGTGTGCCACGCTGCGTTATGTGTGTGACAAAAGAACCCTTCAAGCAAGAAAGTCCTAACCCTATTCATACAGAGAGTAATAGCATTAGGGAAATGTTATTACAATCATTCCTACTAATAACCTTAATCAATACTTTCATAGCACTACTTAGCAAGAATATTATCttaaatacatttaaaaaaCACTCATTTCTACCCAGAGACTAAAATCAAAGCCGAGAAAGAATACATGAAGCTTAAACTTTATTACTCGAAATTAAAGTTGTTAGACAAATTTAAGTTAAGATAGCAAATTAAAGTGGAAGCATTAATATTGAAAAGGGTTTAACTAATATGTGTCTTTAAGGCACATGATAAACTTACCATTAGTAAaagaactaaaattttttatttaataaatgcattaaaaacttaatttttttttatttttaataaaaacttttttaatttataatcttaaCCTATACTTTTTAGGCACAAGATGAATAAACCTAATTGAAAATCAGGTTAGATGGGAAGTCTGTGTCTCCAACACACAGTTGAAGTGAGTATCATTCACCATTCATGGGAGCCAGCAAACACAGAATTAATGAAAAAGGGTTTCCAATTAAATGCAACCACAACCCCATCTCTGACTCCATCTACATTTTAATTATACGCTCAGTCTTCAGTCACATTTGACTTGTGCTCCCATAAGAAACGGGTCCAAGAatcttaaaattcaattaatgcTCTACCATAAAAATTTTAGTAGTAGCCATATGcgcaaattaaaattataaatgagTGTTGGTAAGTCTTAATAAATAACGCGTTTTCAAATCTCCTAATATTTTGTAATTGTATTCCTTTTAAGAATTATCTTAGTTATAAAAAAAGATTCTCTAAAATAACAATGTTAATAAAGTGGTAAGATGATGCTTTAATCACTTTTAAATTTGTAACATTTATTATCTGTAAAtcctattattttaatttaatggtGATTAACGGAGtactttttttattctaaagtGACAATATAACTTTAGAAGAGATAGATCCCTTAGTTATAGGATTAaggaaaaattttctttttacgtTACATGTTCATATTTATAGACTAGCTTTACAATGTTAATATATGATAAAATACACTACTATGGTGGAAGGAGactatttatctatattatagCATAATTTTCAGGTAGGCTATCTACCCTTAAATTAATTGTTTAAACACTTAACATGTATAACGATGTATTACTACAGATAGGTACTTTTATTTCAAGCTTAAAAAATATTGCTGTTAAAGTATTTTTGATATCTATTTaaaaaggaaaagtctagggtcagcagttttattaaattttggccagcatgtaaccagtagaggaaggtgagccattggatgaaatctcacaccaatctcacaccatcaaatcattattgatggctaattaatggctaacaatcacaaaaattgctggccccctaACATTgctcatttaaaaaatttcagtctTTTTTATATAACTTTAATATTATTACTATACCCTGAGCCACTTGTTGATTTTTGTtattctattttggttttttgtttttgttttcgtttttttggcttttttaaactatatttaaTAAACTATAAGGTTTTACAaacatttaattatatattatcacattaataaaaataattaatttttaaatttttcatttaaaaaattatctaaaattctaaataaGTTTGACTAGatgaatatataaaatattttatattattaatatattaaaattaaattcttaaaatatttaaaaaatcaaagtaaaatatgtgactgttatttttatagacaGCATATCAAATATATTCAATCAACTACCAAATATTAGATGACCCGCCTATGAGTATCATGATTCTAGCCATGTCATATACTCACATATCAATATCATAACCATATTTACATGTATTCATAGTTTGTGGTAGCTTACCAAAGACTTTTTCAACATTTATATACAGAAGAAAAAGGTTAAATAATTTGGAAAATTCTAAACCCACATAATTAATTTGAGATGCGTGGCCGTCTAATTAATACTTGTTGCTCAACGCACAAGCACAACCACGATTTTGTGCTCTTGTGGTGCCTTATTATGTCACCATCGTTTTGTCCTTCAATTTTTTAAACTCGTAGgtgtattaattaaattcttcaTAGTCTTCTATACCACCGTCATCCCCATAGGTATGTGCATATCGTATTAATTTCCTTTtatgttgaaaaataaattgtacAACCAATTAATAGGTAGCTAACAATAAAGGGTGTTGTTGGTATTGTAATAGAAGTACGTCTCTGAAAGAATTTGGATGGAtttgatttttagaaataaCATCAATTAGGAGACTTAAAATGAGattgttttcttctttaaatACCAAAAGTAAAGAATGTAATCTAATTAGGAGACTTAAAATGAGATTAGCACATAATATGAACCTTCcactattatataattatattatggaTATATACGATTTTTTAAGTAATGAAtgttgtaaaaattaattttttattaatgtaataaTACGTAATTAGTTGTTTATATAAATCCTTTTAtaacatgaaaattaaatttttataaatatctatgagagaatatctttttattttgatttaattttcatgAAAGTATTACTCCTATTATATCTGACATGGATTttctttttaacaaaataaactataggaaattaaaaaaaaaaagataagattagatgTTAATgttataaattgaaaaattttatatataaatcataCAAAgcctaaattttcatttaatgtatttattatttattaattattaacataaaaatgtaaactttttttatcaataataataataataataatcttagcATATAGTTAAAtccaagaaataaaaaaaagtcgcAAAGAATTACGTATAGAGCAACGAGAAAAGAAATTAGTAACAAGAAATGATAGTCAAAAAATGGGCCAACTAAATCATGGATCATGCATGTAACTTAGAAGACTATGCAGATGACAGAAACGGATgaaacagagagagagagagagagaaagtagtTTACTATTTACTTAAGTTGCGTGGTTAAGTTGAGAAGCTGAACCAAACTAACATATAAATACTTAAaaggaataagaaaagaaaagaaatgagaatatgagcgagtgagtgagtgagtaaGTGAGTTCACCTGTTTCGAGTGACGAGTTTGGTTAGAAATTCCCAGAGACGGTGGTTTTTGCAAATAAGCAAGCAAATTACGCGAGTTATGTGCTCGTACCAGCACACCAACGACGCGCCAAACTTCATCGGTGGCCACACGCGCCTTGGTGCTACCTTCCTCATTACGTACTGTGTTGCCTGTGCTATTCCCTTTGGCACTGGATAGTATGGCTGTTTCAAGTtgaattaattagaaaaataaattatacaagACTAATTCCCTTCTCTggactttatataaaaataaattaacatgACTTTTTTAACAATAGGTTGAAAAATTCTCGTGTAATTCTAAAATATACATATGTTTTgatatgttttttaaaaatatttatacaaagattatataaaacaaaaataaattgttgtTAGTGTTTATATAAAACGCTAAAAGCAtcctaacaaacaaaaaaagaaaacaaaaattaattagtcAAAAGTTTATACGAAGATTTCTATTTCTATATTTGGTTTCTCACTTTCTCAATATAGGAACTCTATCTATAGATACTATCTTCTAAGTTCTAACTAGGCTAAAGCAATCAAAGAGTagcttttaacttttttttaaaaccacAACTTAGATTAATGTGTATTCATGCTACTATAATAATGATGATCCTccttttttttcccttaaataaaaattactatcagtatggaaaaaaaatgataatatcaAACTAACATTATTGACGAAATAAGTGTTTGCATTGTCACGCAATATTAATATGTTTATAAAATTTTCACATGAAAGAATTCGTCTCttagaaaatttatttatgaaaatatataagataaaaaatacaaaaatattatatgcacatgttatattttgaacatttattttataaaaatgtaaattttagtGTAGAAATAAGATAGTggagaaaaatatgcaaaagttGAGAAAGATGAAAGGGAAAATTACTGGGGCAAGCAAAGTCAAGGACTTGACAGAGCGAGGGTGTTTAACGGCGAGGGCAAGGGCCAATATGCAGCCTAAAGAGTGTGCTACTATGTGAAACGATTTGACCTTGTGCGACTCCAACACGGATCTCTCTATCATTTCCAAATGCTCGCTTAGCGTGTATAGCGAGTCGCTAGGCTTTGGGCTCTGTCCAAACCCTAACAGATCCACGGCCAATAGCCGGTAGCTTGATCTCGCTGCCGTCGAGAAGTTCGGAAACAGTGTCTCTGTCCAAAACGACGACGATGATATAAACCCATGTATGAACAACACATCTTCTCGTGTTGTACCTGAATATGAcacaataatttattattccACGTCATATTCATTACTCATCATACTCATGTCATACAAAATacatacaaataatattttcaagGTTCTAGTTGTTACAGTTGATCAGATCAGTTTCAAAAAGAGGAACTAACCTAACTGATTTTGAtagtcaaaaattaatttgaccaaCTTTTGACAACTTTAATGACATACCCTAGGAGAAGCTTTTCCGAATTCTAGAGTTAAGGTTGAAGTTGGTTGTCAACTTCAAGAATTTTGCAAGGTTTACACTACCAATATTtttctcttatatatatatatatttttaaattgctaCAGACTTCTCGTCAagaatacaaaaagaaaagtttttattaaaaagtcttTATCTAATATATTGATgtcattgaaaatttaaaattctactttgtttttcattataaatttttcttttataaccTTAATAACtacattttttttgtctttctaatttttgttaTGACAGACGCCTTTTTATAAATCATTAGAACAACATATTGAGatttaaacaagaaaaataaaattttaaaaaagaattcagggagtatatattaatttattatttagaaaTATATGGGAATTAATTACCTCTACTAGGGCCTTGAGCCATAACAAAGAGGGTGgctttactattattattactagttggagaagaagaagatgagatcCAACTTGTGCAAAATTTGCAATCACAATCCGACCACCTTGTAACCGGATTATCAATCTTGCCTTGAAGCATCTCCACTATTGTAGTGGAAGTAGTAGTAGTTGTAGTTGTAGCACTACTcccatttttcttgttctgcaATAGTGGCTCCTCCAACTTAAGCCTCTTCAATTCATTAAGCGTTAATCTGGAAATCTCCGACACCAAAGAAGGCCTTGAATAGAGTGTATCCGAGATGTCTTCCAGCTGTAATTTGTTTGTGGAGCTCAGAGAAACTATCTTGGTCGACTCGCCGCCGTGCTCCGACACCAAGATCTTGCCGCTGCTCGTTATGGCTTCCTTGGTCGGCGAGCAGTAGCATGGCTTACACTCAGCTTCCATCAACAAGTCCATTGCTTTGAAGACGAAACAAAGAATGAAATCAATGAGGTCGAGCACGCAAAACGTCACGAAGCTAACCGCCTCGTTAACTAACTTGCCGGTTAGCTTCGCGAGAGATCTTGTTTTTGCCATTGCGTCCATTTGCATATGCATGCGGATGATGACGAATCACCAAATAAATAGCTAGTACAAGATAGGATTCCGGAATAAGAAGAATAATGTGTTGGGCTTAAGATGTTATGGTGAGCCCAGAAAGCAAGGAGATCGGAATGTTGAGAAGGATGTTAACATATTTGGGAAGGGAATGTAAGGGAACACAGTAAGCACTAAGCAGGT encodes the following:
- the LOC107465922 gene encoding probable lysophospholipase BODYGUARD 3, yielding MHMQMDAMAKTRSLAKLTGKLVNEAVSFVTFCVLDLIDFILCFVFKAMDLLMEAECKPCYCSPTKEAITSSGKILVSEHGGESTKIVSLSSTNKLQLEDISDTLYSRPSLVSEISRLTLNELKRLKLEEPLLQNKKNGSSATTTTTTTSTTIVEMLQGKIDNPVTRWSDCDCKFCTSWISSSSSPTSNNNSKATLFVMAQGPSRGTTREDVLFIHGFISSSSFWTETLFPNFSTAARSSYRLLAVDLLGFGQSPKPSDSLYTLSEHLEMIERSVLESHKVKSFHIVAHSLGCILALALAVKHPRSVKSLTLLAPPYYPVPKGIAQATQYVMRKVAPRRVWPPMKFGASLVCWYEHITRVICLLICKNHRLWEFLTKLVTRNRVRTFLLEGFFCHTHNAAWHTLHNIICGTAGKIGSYLDIIRENVNCKVTIFHGRDDEVIPIECSYEVQKRIPRAKVRIIDNKDHITIVVGRQKAFARELEDIWGTTKN